A stretch of Oryza brachyantha chromosome 4, ObraRS2, whole genome shotgun sequence DNA encodes these proteins:
- the LOC102718827 gene encoding protein ASPARTIC PROTEASE IN GUARD CELL 2-like — translation MQFVANGNVLLGLVLAATSVLIVSHASPPPRFHYINPHNFTAAAAASVSASGSSSTASASSSAARRSRNPSLSLLHRDAVSGATYPSRRHEVLGLVARGNARVEYLVKRLASTYLPEDLGSDVVSGLGEGSGEYFVRVGVGSPPTDQYLVVDSGSDVIWVQCRPCDQCYAQTDPLFDPATSSSFSGVACGSAICRMLPRTGCDDAEKCDYEVSYGDGSYTKGELALETLTFGGTAVQGVAIGCGHRNSGLFVGAAGLLGLGWGPMSIVAQLAGAAGGAFSYCLASRGTGSGAGAGSLVLGRNEAVPTGAVWVPLVRNNKASSFYYVALAGIGVGGERLPLQDGLFQLTEDGDGGVVMDTGTAVTRLPQEAYSALRDAFAGAMGDLPRAAAVSLLDTCYDLSGYTSVRVPTVSFYFDQGAVLTLPARNLLVEVGGGVYCLAFAPSSSGLSILGNIQQEGIQITVDSANGFIGFGPNTC, via the coding sequence ATGCAGTTCGTCGCCAACGGCAACGTCCTCCtcggcctcgtcctcgccgccacttCGGTGCTGATCGTCTCGCACGCTTCCCCGCCGCCACGCTTCCACTACATCAACCCTCACAACttcaccgcggcggcggcggcgtcggtgtcGGCGTCGGGATCTTCTTCCACTGCGTCGGCGTCCTCCTCTGCTGCTCGCCGTAGCCGCAACCCTTCGCTCTCCTTGCTGCACCGCGACGCCGTCTCCGGCGCCACGTACCCGTCGCGCCGGCACGAGGTGCTCGGCCTCGTCGCGCGCGGCAATGCCCGCGTCGAGTACCTGGTGAAGCGGCTGGCCTCGACGTACCTCCCAGAGGATCTGGGCTCGGACGTGGTGTCTGGCCTCGGCGAGGGCAGCGGCGAGTACTTCGTGCGAGTCGGCGTCGGCTCGCCGCCCACGGATCAGTACCTCGTCGTGGACTCCGGCAGCGACGTCATCTGGGTGCAGTGCCGGCCGTGCGACCAGTGCTACGCGCAGACCGACCCGCTCTTCGACCCGGCCACCTCGTCGTCCTTCTCCGGCGTGGCCTGCGGCTCCGCCATCTGCCGGATGCTGCCGCGGACCGGGTGCGACGACGCGGAGAAGTGCGACTACGAGGTGTCGTACGGGGACGGGTCGTACACCAAGGGCGAGCTCGCGCTCGAGACGCTCACGTtcggcggcacggcggtgcAGGGCGTCGCCATCGGCTGCGGCCACCGCAACAGCGGTCTCTTCGTCGGAGCGGCCGGGTTGCTCGGCCTCGGCTGGGGCCCCATGTCGATCGTCgcgcagctcgccggcgcggcagGTGGCGCGTTCAGCTACTGCCTGGCGAGCCGCGGCACCGggtccggcgccggcgccggctcgcTCGTCCTCGGCCGCAACGAGGCCGTCCCGACGGGCGCGGTGTGGGTGCCGCTCGTGCGCAACAACAAGGCGTCGAGCTTCTACTACGTCGCCCTGGCCGGgatcggcgtcggcggcgagcggctgcCGCTGCAGGACGGCCTGTTCCAGCTCaccgaggacggcgacggcggcgtcgtgaTGGACACCGGCACGGCCGTGACACGCCTCCCCCAGGAGGCCTACTCCGCGCTGCGCGACGCGTTCGCCGGCGCCATGGGTGACCTCCCGCGCGCAGCGGCGGTGTCGCTGCTCGACACGTGCTACGACCTGAGCGGGTACACGAGCGTGCGCGTGCCGACCGTATCGTTCTACTTCGACCAGGGCGCCGTGCTGACACTGCCGGCGAGGAACCTGCTGgtggaggtcggcggcggcgtctacTGCCTGGCgttcgcgccgtcgtcgtcggggctCTCCATCCTGGGCAACATACAGCAGGAAGGGATCCAGATCACCGTCGACTCCGCAAACGGCTTCATTGGCTTCGGACCCAATACATGCTAA
- the LOC102718359 gene encoding uncharacterized protein LOC102718359, giving the protein MSYSYASSRRGGGGGLAATVLAAKVAFAGAALAGAASFARLAVPQLVSVAGAVFPAVWAAVRLWLVPPYLFVTVHLIILVIWKLSDHKHFQAQQQLKDPWPHPPPAAAAVPAAEDAPSLVVNRKEEFGAGVEYGGGMLEHEPAPEISPDSGGGESCVTTESDEDASSAASYTSDARRSLAPPAQELSVFEREFSLPPSAVAATAVDSVRDDDASAAAAVDDDDLDATWKAIMQKTRPAAAAAMAPPPAQKAPAAPPPPRARDPSIGAEEMNRRFDDFIKKNRHSFGRQ; this is encoded by the coding sequence ATGTCGTACAGCTACGCATCGAGCCgccgtggaggcggaggcgggctGGCCGCGACGGTTCTTGCGGCCAAGGTGGCgttcgcgggcgcggcgctCGCCGGGGCCGCCTCATTcgcgcgcctcgccgtgccgcaGCTCGTGTCCGTGGCCGGCGCCGTGTTCCCGGCGGTGTGGGCCGCGGTGCGGCTGTGGCTCGTGCCGCCGTACCTGTTTGTAACCGTGCACCTCATCATCCTCGTCATCTGGAAGCTCTCCGACCACAAGCACTTCCAGGCCCAGCAGCAGCTCAAGGACCCCTGGCCTCAcccgcctccggcggcggcggcggtccccGCGGCGGAGGATGCCCCGTCCCTTGTTGTCAACCGCAAGGAGGAGTTCGGCGCAGGCGTCGAGTACGGGGGCGGCATGCTGGAGCACGAGCCCGCTCCGGAGATCTCCCCtgactccggcggcggcgagtccTGCGTCACCACGGAGTCCGACGAGGAcgcgtcctccgccgcgtcgtACACATCCGACGCGAGGCGGAGcctggcgccgccggcgcaggaACTCTCGGTTTTTGAGCGGGAGTTTTCACTGCCACCCTCGGCCGTGGCAGCAACCGCCGTCGACAGCGTCAGGGACGACGacgcttccgccgccgccgccgtcgacgacgacgacttggACGCAACGTGGAAGGCCATCATGCAGAAGACCCGcccagccgcggcggcggcaatggcgccCCCTCCCGCGCAGAAGGCGCCAGCggcgcctcccccgccgcgaGCGCGCGACCCATCGATCGGCGCGGAGGAGATGAACCGACGGTTCGACGATTTCATCAAGAAGAACCGCCACTCCTTCGGCCGGCAATAA
- the LOC102705340 gene encoding DNA damage-repair/toleration protein DRT100-like, with translation MNTVNAREAPLPAINILRRSHSPLQEIREKVSQFSDQGGVAMQLSRKPLLALLLVLAALPSRAMAGHDGDGPPAAACSPADRAALLGFKASVSADTTGILATWEGDDCCGAWEGVSCDAATGRVVALQLEAPPPLLPPRRHYMEGTLSGSLGGLEFLETLVIRDMARIGGAIPASLSRLSRLKQLYLEGNLLAGGIPSSLSKITSLQYLSLAGNRLEGKLPPELGSLSSLVQINLAGNRLSGEVPPSYKNLSRLEYLDLSNNLLSGAIPAFFGLQLRSLALLDLSNNSFSGEIPASLCCLRNLTDFSVSHNKLTGVIPSQIGSIASLNSLSIDSNLLVGSIPESLFGLRKLWNLNLSRNGLSGSLPPGIRHGLPAIVSMDLSHNHLVGGIDQFFRSISTPGRPTKLISSKNASSDMSVIFLPRELQHLDLSKNRITGALPEFGAGASLIWLDVSGNAIGGQIPGSVSKLSGLQRLDISRNKIRGTIPASMAGMASLRWLDMSGNAIVGRIPDSFAGMARLRHASFRGNKLCGKIPQARPFNLLPAAAYAGNLCLCGKPLPPCRQI, from the coding sequence ATGAACACAGTAAATGCGCGCGAGGCTCCTCTTCCCGCTATAAATATTCTTCGCAGATCGCACTCGCCTCTCCAAGAAATCCGAGAGAAAGTATCGCAGTTTTCTGATCAGGGAGGAGTAGCAATGCAGCTTTCCAGGAAGCCGCTTCTGGCTCTGCTTCTGGTGCTGGCCGCTCTGCCGTCGCGGGCAATGGCGggccacgacggcgacgggccgccggcggcggcgtgctcgCCGGCCGACCGGGCGGCGTTGCTCGGGTTCAAGGCCAGCGTCTCTGCCGACACGACGGGGATTCTTGCCACGTGGGAGGGTGACGACTGCTGCGGCGCGTGGGAGGGCGTGTCGTGCGACGCCGCCACGGGGAGGGTCGTCGCGCTGCAGctggaggcgccgccgcctctgctgCCACCGCGGCGGCATTACATGGAGGGAACGCTGTCGGGTTCCCTCGGCGGGCTCGAGTTCCTGGAGACGCTGGTGATCCGCGACATGGCGCGGATCGGGGGCGCCATCCCGGCGAGCCTGTCGCGGCTGTCGCGCCTGAAGCAGCTCTACCTCGAGGGCAacctgctcgccggcggcatcCCCAGCAGCCTCAGCAAGATCACCTCCCTCCAGTACCTGTCGCTCGCCGGCAACCGGCTCGAGGGGAAGCTGCCGCCGGAGCTCGGGTCACTTTCCAGCCTGGTGCAGATCAACCTCGCCGGGAACAGGCTCTCCGGCGAGGTACCACCGAGCTACAAGAATCTCTCCAGGTTGGAGTATCTTGACCTGAGCAATAACCTCCTCTCCGGTGCAATTCCGGCGTTCTTTGGGCTGCAGCTCAGGAGCCTTGCCTTGCTCGACCTTAGCAACAACAGCTTCTCCGGCGAGATACCGGCGTCGCTGTGCTGCCTGCGCAACCTCACTGATTTCTCCGTGAGCCATAACAAGCTCACCGGCGTGATCCCTTCCCAAATCGGCAGCATCGCGTCTCTGAATTCTCTCTCCATTGACAGCAATCTGCTCGTAGGCTCCATCCCAGAGTCACTGTTCGGTCTGCGGAAGCTGTGGAATCTGAACCTGTCAAGAAACGGGTTGTCAGGTTCACTTCCTCCCGGAATTCGCCATGGATTGCCGGCAATCGTATCCATGGACCTCTCCCACAATCATCTCGTCGGCGGCATTGATCAGTTCTTCCGAAGCATATCAACACCAGGGAGGCCGACCAAGCTGATCTCCAGCAAGAACGCAAGCTCGGATATGTCAGTGATCTTTCTTCCTCGGGAACTGCAGCATCTGGACCTGTCCAAGAACAGGATCACCGGAGCGCTGCCGGagttcggcgccggcgcgagcCTGATTTGGCTCGACGTGTCAGGCAACGCCATCGGCGGCCAGATACCGGGCTCTGTCTCGAAGCTGAGCGGCCTCCAGAGGCTGGACATCTCCCGGAACAAGATCAGGGGCACCATCCCGGCATCCATGGCGGGGATGGCGAGCCTCCGGTGGCTGGACATGTCGGGCAACGCGATCGTCGGGAGGATACCGGACAGCTTCGCGGGGATGGCGAGGCTCCGGCACGCGAGCTTCAGGGGCAACAAGCTGTGCGGCAAGATACCGCAGGCCAGGCCGTTCAACCTGCTCCCCGCCGCGGCCTACGCCGGCAACCTGTGCCTGTGCGGcaagccgctgccgccgtgcaGGCAGATTTGA
- the LOC102704799 gene encoding putative B3 domain-containing protein Os04g0676650 gives MADSGRREDTEGGGGGGGGGSLGAGRDEVWRAPDVLALPPPTGLGALVQQQPPHVGQNVVQHSHQYPVAAGLIRHPSPPTMPVQVGFPAYVPPQYTVVPTPAALPPQQQHQHRGQPQIHHENFQNWVPSNHNVAALHAPGAFQELRPMCSGSAFLHFGQNAASSNMFYQNTLPCSINSSWPNNNNMLRNPVYPSYHPHAAIDDHQAPPFHSNSHDTDQGFQTSFRMDQAFVPASSPFPPVSSSSHILSSSQISNGPKNAKKAKKSDVKDTPISFRRSDMKIQKNDELDQTPASEPPSLSQNSESLAVRFNCREYRVILRKELTNSDVGNIGRIVMPKRDAEAHLPALNQREGVMVKMDDFKIETTWNFKYRFWPNNKSRMYVLESTGGFVKHHGLTTGDILIIYKSSVSGEFVVRGEKAIKPNAVMPVVDCSCKNELNNSEECGFAISLQTKKT, from the exons ATGGCAGACTCGGGACGGCGGGAGGACacggaaggaggaggaggaggaggaggaggagggtcgCTGGGGGCCGGGCGAGACGAGGTATGGCGCGCGCCAGACGTCCTCGCTCTTCCTCCGCCGACCGGCCTGGGGGCGCtcgtgcagcagcagccgccccACGTCGGCCAGAACGTGGTGCAGCACAGCCATCAGtaccccgtcgccgccggcctaaTCCGCcatccgtcgccgccgacaaTGCCGGTGCAGGTGGGGTTCCCGGCCTACGTGCCCCCTCAGTACACCGTGGTGCCGACGCCCGCGGCGCtcccgccgcagcagcagcaccaacacCGCGGTCAGCCGCAGATACATCATG AAAACTTCCAAAACTGGGTTCCCTCCAACCATAATGTTGCAGCTCTGCATGCTCCTGGCGCTTTTCAGGAGTTGAGGCCAATGTGCAGTGGGTCAGCATTCTTGCATTTCGGCCAGAATGCTGCCAGCAGCAATATGTTTTACCAGAATACATTGCCATGCTCCATCAATTCATCATGGCCTAACAATAATAACATGCTGAGGAACCCTGTCTACCCTAGTTACCACCCTCATGCTGCAATTGATGATCACCAAGCTCCTCCGTTTCACAGCAACAGTCATGACACAGACCAAG GTTTTCAGACTAGCTTCAGGATGGATCAAGCATTTGTACCTGCTTCTTCACCTTTTCCACCAGTGTCTTCATCATCCCACATTTTATCTTCCTCTCAAATTTCAAATGGACCGAAAAACGCCAAGAAAGCCAAGAAATCAGATGTAAAA GATACACCAATTAGCTTCAGAAGAAGTGATATGAAGATCCAAAAAAACGATGAACTGGATCAAACTCCGGCCAGTGAGCCTCCAAGCTTGAGTCAGAACAGTGAAAGTTTGGCTGTT AGATTCAACTGTAGAGAATATCGTGTTATCTTGCGCAAGGAGTTGACAAACAGTGATGTTGGTAATATTGGAAGAATTGTGATGCCAAAG AGGGATGCAGAGGCTCATCTTCCAGCATTGAATCAAAGGGAAGGTGTGATGGTGAAAATGGATGACTTCAAGATTGAAACTACGTGGAATTTTAAGTACAG GTTCTGGCCTAACAACAAGAGCAGAATGTACGTCTTGGAAAGCACAG GTGGTTTTGTGAAGCATCATGGTCTCACAACAGGGGACATATTAATCATCTACAAAAGCTCGGTGTCCGGCGAATTC GTTGTTCGCGGGGAGAAAGCCATTAAGCCGAACGCCGTCATGCCTGTTGTGGACTGCAGCTGCAAGAATGAACTCAACAACAGCGAGGAATGCGGTTTCGCCATCAGCCTGCAGACCAAGAAAACCTGA
- the LOC102705069 gene encoding probable protein arginine N-methyltransferase 6.1, giving the protein MLPSHLNGHSPLARRRPRLSAASPPATAGSDASAASADAPLAEHDRIYFQSYSHIGIHEAMIKDRVRTDAYRSAIMHHQKFIEGKVVMDVGCGTGILSVFCAQAGAKRVYAVEASEMATQAREIVKANNLNDKIVVVHGRVEDVEVEDKVDVIISEWMGYMLLYESMLPSVLFARDKWLRPGGLILPSHATLFMAPITNSERYEGSVDFWSDVYGINMSALVPLAKKFTSEEPSIEIIGGENVLSWPFVVKHIDCYTFKAEELKSITTKYKVSSMMLAPIHGFGLWFEVEFNGPSNPSDNSPSDLNPLDVIHKKRRRGSDDAVLLSTAPEDEPTHWHQTILYFPDPIEVKQDQIIEGSVTVSQSEENPRFLNIELHCSTGGQTLVKDYAMR; this is encoded by the exons atgCTTCCGTCGCACCTCAACGGCCACTCCCccctcgcgcgccgccgcccgcgcctctccgccgcctcgccgccagccaccGCGGGATCCGatgcgtcggcggcgtccgcGGACGCGCCGCTGGCGGAGCACGACCGCATCTACTTCCAGTCGTACTCCCACATCGGAATCCACGAGGCCATGATCAAG GATCGCGTTAGGACGGATGCTTACCGCTCCGCCATCATGCACCACCAGAAGTTCATCGAGGGGAAG GTTGTGATGGATGTGGGGTGTGGAACTGGAATACTCTCGGTGTTCTGCGCTCAAGCTGGTGCAAAACGA GTGTATGCTGTGGAAGCTAGTGAAATGGCAACTCAG GCTCGTGAAATTGTAAAGGCGAATAATCTGAATGATAAGATCGTCGTTGTTCATGGACGTGTTGAG GATGTTGAAGTTGAGGATAAGGTTGATGTGATAATATCAGAGTGGATGGGTTATATGCTTCTCTACGAG AGCATGCTGCCTAGTGTCCTTTTTGCAAGGGATAAATGGCTTAGACCTGGTGGTCTTATCCTTCCATCTCATGCTACG CTCTTCATGGCACCCATAACAAACTCTGAGAGGTATGAAGGCAGTGTTGATTTCTGGTCTGATGTCTATGGCATCAATA TGTCTGCGCTTGTGCCACttgccaaaaaatttacatcCGAGGAGCCCTCCATTGAAATAATCGGTGGAGAGAATGTTTTAAGTTGGCCATTTGTG GTCAAACACATAGATTGCTACACATTTAAGGCTGAGGAGCTCAAATCTATCACAACTAAATACAAAGTTTCATCAATGATGTTAG CTCCCATTCATGGCTTTGGTTTATGGTTTGAAGTGGAGTTCAATGGCCCTTCAAATCCCTCTGACAATTCACCTTCCGATCTGAATCCACTTGATGTTATTCACAAGAAACGGCGCCGAGGATCAGATGATGCAGTTCTGCTGTCCACAGCCCCAGAGGATGAGCCAACCCATTGGCACCAG ACTATTCTGTACTTCCCTGATCCTATAGAAGTGAAACAGGACCAAATTATAGAAGGTTCTGTAACAGTGTCTCAAAGTGAGGAAAACCCACGTTTTCTGAATATTGAACTACATTGCTC AACGGGAGGCCAAACGTTGGTGAAAGATTATGCCATGCGATGA
- the LOC102718543 gene encoding transcription factor SRM1-like, with the protein MSPPRPRLRLPLSPSSHSHSPPRRCTPPPSAVKQKYPLPPRPPRGNIPTTAAAVDLLLLVSASLISLSLLGGSPQFIPPPETRSLPTRSQTRGRIKSLSPLSRRRNSSLPRNLSAPPRPPRILWRCLGFEVRGWGMAVEEASSSSGGGGGSGEEGGCGGWTREQEKAFENALAATLGEDEDEDEEGDGMWERIAEAVEGKTPDEVRRHYELLVEDVDGIEAGRVPLLVYAGDGGPEEGSAGAGKKGGGGGGHGDKGSAKSAEQERRKGIAWTEDEHRLFLLGLEKYGKGDWRSISRNFVISRTPTQVASHAQKYFIRLNSMNRERRRSSIHDITSVNNGDASATQGPITGQPNGQPTNPGKPSKQSPQPANAPPGVDAYGTTIGQPVGGPLVSAVGTPVTLPVPAAPHIAYGMHAPVPGAVVPGAPVNMPPMPYPMPPPTSHG; encoded by the exons ATGTCccctccccgtccccgtctGCGTCTGCCGCTGTCCCCTTCCTCCCACTCGCACTCCCCGCCGAGACGCTGCACTCCGCCACCCAGCGCggtgaaacaaaaatatcccCTTCCCCCCCGACCGCCTCGCGGTAACATCCCcaccacggccgccgcggtagatctcctcctcctcgtctcggcttctctcatctctctctccctcctcggaGGAAGCCCCCAATTTATTCCGCCGCCCGAAACCCGCAGCCTCCCCACAAGGAGCCAAACCAGAGGCCGAATTAAATCTCTCTCCCCCTTATCCCGCCGCCGCAATTCCTCCCTTCCCAGAAATCtctctgcgccgccgcggccgccgcgaaTTCTGTGGCGTTGTTTAGGGTTTGAGGTCCGGGGGTGGGGCATGGCTGTGGAGgaggcgagcagcagcagtgggggtgggggtgggagTGGGGAGGAGGGTGGTTGTGGGGGGTGGACACGCGAGCAGGAGAAGGCGTTCGAGAACGCGCTGGCGGCCACGCTgggggaggacgaggacgaggacgaggagggggACGGGATGTGGGAGAGGAtagcggaggcggtggaggggaAGACGCCCGACGAGGTCAGGCGGCACTACGAACTGCTGGTGGAGGACGTCGACGGCATCGAGGCCGGCCGGGTTCCGCTCCTCGTgtacgccggcgacggcgggccgGAGGAGGGCTCCGCCGGGGCTGGGAAGAagggcgggggaggagggggccATGGGGACAAGGGGTCGGCTAAGTCGGCTGAGCAGGAGCGCAGGAAAGGGATCGCCTGGACGGAGGACGAGCACAG GCTGTTCCTTCTTGGACTTGAGAAGTACGGCAAAGGTGACTGGAGGAGCATCTCAAGAAACTTTGTAATCTCAAGGACACCCACCCAAGTAGCTAGTCATGCACAGAAGTATTTTATTCGCCTGAACTCAATGAACAGAGAGAGGCGGCGATCAAGTATACACGACATAACCAGCGTGAACAATGGAGATGCATCTGCTACTCAGGGGCCAATAACAGGTCAACCAAATGGCCAACCAACAAATCCTGGAAAACCCTCTAAGCAATCTCCACAGCCTGCAAATGCACCTCCAGGCGTCGATGCTTACGGCACTACAATTGGACAACCAGTTGGTGGTCCTCTCGTGTCCGCAGTTGGCACCCCGGTTACACTCCCTGTTCCTGCTGCACCACATATAGCGTATGGCATGCATGCCCCAGTCCCTGGAGCTGTAGTACCTGGTGCCCCAGTAAACATGCCTCCAATGCCGTATCCAATGCCGCCGCCAACATCCCATGGATGA